One Rhizobium sp. NRK18 genomic window carries:
- a CDS encoding NlpC/P60 family protein translates to MLDRRLHAFRPDLADIRLKGEVEAERYVEGEAAVITAPVVDVRPKPDLSVGIDTQFLLGEPVTVFETANGWAWVQSAVDAYVGYVPADAVATDHPAATHVVSVPRTFLYPGPDLRFPISASLSMGSRLAVVGEAETRNTRYLLLADGTAVIAAHCRPVADILDDDPVAIAGLFLQTPYLWGGRSGHGIDCSALVQLSMQMSGRNAPRDSDMQAAFGSAITRNDLRRGDLVFWTGHVGFMEDSDSLLHANGHTMQVTREPLSEAIARIEPLYGLPTSYRRFY, encoded by the coding sequence ATGCTCGACCGACGTCTTCATGCCTTCCGGCCCGATCTCGCAGACATCCGCCTCAAGGGCGAGGTCGAGGCCGAGCGCTATGTCGAAGGGGAGGCGGCCGTCATCACGGCGCCGGTCGTCGACGTCCGTCCGAAGCCGGACCTTTCGGTCGGGATCGATACCCAGTTCCTTCTGGGCGAGCCGGTCACAGTGTTCGAGACGGCCAACGGCTGGGCCTGGGTGCAGTCGGCGGTCGATGCCTATGTCGGCTATGTTCCGGCCGATGCCGTGGCAACCGATCACCCGGCAGCAACACATGTGGTCAGCGTGCCGCGCACCTTCCTCTATCCGGGTCCCGATCTGCGCTTCCCGATTTCCGCGTCACTGTCGATGGGAAGCCGTCTTGCAGTGGTTGGCGAGGCCGAAACCCGCAACACCCGCTACCTCTTGCTCGCCGACGGGACGGCCGTCATCGCCGCGCATTGCCGTCCGGTAGCAGACATCCTCGACGACGATCCGGTGGCGATCGCCGGCCTTTTCCTGCAGACACCGTATCTCTGGGGCGGACGCAGCGGCCACGGGATCGATTGCTCGGCGCTGGTTCAGCTTTCCATGCAGATGAGCGGACGCAATGCGCCGCGTGACAGCGACATGCAGGCTGCCTTCGGCAGCGCGATCACCCGCAACGATCTGAGACGCGGCGATCTCGTCTTCTGGACGGGCCATGTCGGCTTCATGGAAGATAGCGACAGCCTGCTGCATGCAAACGGCCACACGATGCAGGTGACACGCGAGCCCCTGTCCGAGGCAATCGCGCGCATTGAGCCGCTTTATGGCCTGCCGACATCCTACCGACGCTTTTATTGA
- a CDS encoding type II secretion system F family protein, with translation MTADLASRLTDPSTLVALLVAITVFGTFYSLVMPYFEKGDLEKRMKAVSTERDQIRARERARMNQDSSGQARRASIRTENNKSVRSIVEKFNLREALVDENTMNKLRAAGFRSQNALNTFLVARFLLPFVFFVLALLWVFGLGNLPDKPFAIRFLVTIFVAYAGFYAPNLYVSNRMGKRQKSIRLAWPDALDLLLICVESGISMEMAMRRVAEEVAEQSPELAEEMVLTTAELSFLQDRRQALENLANRTQLPGVRGATQALIQAERYGTPIAQALRVLAQEGRDERMNEAEKKAAALPPKLTVPMILFFLPVLIAVILGPAGITVSDKFH, from the coding sequence ATGACAGCAGATCTCGCATCCAGGCTCACAGATCCCTCCACTCTGGTGGCGCTGCTCGTCGCCATTACCGTGTTTGGAACCTTCTATTCGCTGGTCATGCCCTATTTCGAAAAGGGTGATCTCGAAAAGCGCATGAAGGCAGTGTCCACCGAGCGCGACCAGATCCGGGCACGCGAGCGTGCGCGTATGAATCAAGACAGCTCCGGTCAGGCGCGGCGCGCCTCCATTCGAACGGAAAACAACAAGTCGGTTCGCAGCATCGTCGAGAAGTTCAACCTCAGGGAAGCGCTCGTTGACGAAAACACGATGAACAAGCTTCGTGCCGCCGGCTTCCGCTCCCAGAACGCCCTGAACACCTTCCTCGTCGCGCGCTTCCTGCTGCCCTTCGTCTTCTTCGTTCTCGCACTTCTCTGGGTTTTCGGTCTCGGCAACCTGCCGGACAAACCGTTTGCAATCCGTTTTCTGGTGACGATCTTCGTTGCCTATGCGGGCTTCTATGCGCCCAATCTCTACGTCAGCAACCGCATGGGCAAGCGCCAAAAGTCCATCCGCCTTGCCTGGCCGGATGCGCTCGACCTGCTGCTGATCTGCGTCGAATCCGGTATCTCCATGGAAATGGCCATGCGCCGCGTGGCCGAGGAAGTCGCCGAGCAATCACCCGAACTCGCCGAGGAAATGGTTCTGACGACCGCCGAGCTCTCCTTCCTCCAGGATCGCCGTCAGGCGCTGGAAAACCTCGCCAATCGCACGCAGCTTCCGGGTGTGCGTGGCGCCACCCAGGCGTTGATCCAGGCGGAACGCTACGGTACGCCGATCGCCCAGGCCCTGCGCGTACTGGCGCAGGAGGGCCGCGACGAGCGCATGAACGAAGCCGAAAAGAAGGCGGCCGCTCTGCCGCCGAAGCTCACCGTGCCGATGATCCTGTTCTTCCTGCCGGTCCTCATCGCCGTCATCCTGGGGCCGGCCGGGATCACCGTATCCGACAAGTTCCATTGA
- a CDS encoding type II secretion system F family protein, with protein sequence MFGIDINLIAIIVLAAIAAGGVSYGILFGSIEKQKKTESRVSKIKAAETDGAKVKAARDRVQEMSKRRKSVQDTLKEMEKKQQEKSKKSLSIEAKLKQASIPISLRQFYTYSAAAAAFVFFAGFVAGLPILVVLGAAFVVGAGIPRWFVGFLIKRRQKKFLSEFPSALDIMVRSIRSGLPLNDALRLIAVEGQEPVKTEFRRVIESQQVGMNIPEACARMSNTMPLQEVNFFAIVIAIQSQAGGNLSEALANLSRVLRDRKKMKAKVNALSMEAKASAVIIGILPFAVAILVYLTSPGYISVLFTDSRGHLILMASGVWMSIGILVMRNMINFDI encoded by the coding sequence ATGTTCGGGATTGATATCAATCTGATTGCCATCATCGTTCTGGCGGCCATTGCCGCCGGGGGTGTGTCATACGGCATTCTCTTCGGCTCGATCGAAAAGCAGAAGAAGACGGAATCCCGGGTCAGCAAGATCAAGGCCGCCGAGACCGACGGTGCCAAGGTAAAGGCCGCGCGCGATCGCGTTCAGGAAATGTCGAAACGGCGCAAGTCCGTCCAGGACACGCTGAAGGAGATGGAAAAGAAGCAGCAGGAAAAGAGCAAGAAGTCGCTGAGCATCGAGGCGAAGCTCAAGCAGGCGTCGATTCCCATCTCTCTGAGGCAGTTCTATACCTACAGCGCCGCCGCTGCCGCCTTTGTTTTCTTCGCAGGGTTCGTGGCCGGCTTGCCGATCCTTGTCGTTCTGGGAGCGGCCTTCGTCGTCGGTGCTGGCATTCCGCGCTGGTTTGTCGGCTTTCTGATCAAGCGGCGACAGAAGAAGTTTCTCAGCGAGTTTCCGTCAGCACTCGACATCATGGTGCGCTCCATCCGCTCCGGCCTGCCGCTGAACGATGCGCTTCGCCTGATCGCCGTCGAAGGCCAGGAGCCGGTGAAGACCGAATTTCGCCGCGTCATTGAATCGCAACAGGTCGGCATGAACATTCCCGAAGCCTGCGCGCGCATGAGCAACACGATGCCGCTGCAGGAAGTGAATTTCTTCGCGATCGTTATCGCCATTCAGTCCCAGGCGGGCGGCAACCTGTCCGAAGCGCTGGCCAATCTGTCGCGCGTCCTGCGTGACAGAAAGAAGATGAAGGCCAAGGTCAATGCGCTGTCGATGGAAGCGAAGGCCTCGGCGGTCATCATCGGCATCCTGCCGTTTGCCGTGGCGATTCTAGTCTATCTGACGTCACCGGGCTACATCTCCGTTCTCTTCACCGATTCCCGCGGTCACTTGATCCTGATGGCGAGCGGTGTGTGGATGAGCATCGGCATCCTTGTCATGCGCAACATGATCAACTTCGACATATAG
- a CDS encoding MarR family transcriptional regulator — MPVELTASQALGLMHGLTLEQVRLENPDLTLRQMAILLHVYLVPPPHTVRGLAATLNVSKPVITRALDTMGAMKLVDRVRDERDRRNVIIKRTVAGALYLEKLGDLIIDQAHKLD, encoded by the coding sequence GTGCCCGTCGAATTGACCGCCAGCCAGGCGCTGGGCCTCATGCATGGATTGACCCTGGAGCAGGTGCGGCTTGAAAATCCGGACCTGACGCTCCGCCAGATGGCGATCCTCCTGCATGTCTACCTGGTGCCGCCGCCGCATACGGTACGCGGGCTGGCGGCGACGCTGAACGTCAGCAAGCCAGTCATCACCCGGGCGCTGGATACCATGGGCGCCATGAAGCTGGTCGACCGGGTGCGGGACGAGCGCGACCGGCGAAACGTCATCATCAAGCGCACCGTTGCCGGCGCGCTCTATCTCGAAAAGCTCGGCGATCTGATCATAGATCAGGCTCACAAGCTGGACTGA
- a CDS encoding tetratricopeptide repeat protein — MPVHLASAKTRLLVGVCLAIATASASGCATKPSQMTTGSIPKFSKPIEQMDSAELNVAADQAGRAYDKAPTNPQVGITYANLLLMSGKNDQALAVMQRVAIANPKNSSVLAAYGKTQAAAGQFDQALASIQRAQTPDRPDWKLFSAEGAVLDQLGRPDEARERYRNALDIVPNEPSVLSNLGMSYLLTGDLKTAESYLRTAIAQPAADSRVRQNLALVVGLQGRFDEAINIAQRELTKEQADANVAYLKQMLNQQGTWKKLAKNG; from the coding sequence ATGCCGGTACATTTGGCTTCCGCGAAAACCCGCCTTCTTGTTGGCGTGTGTCTGGCGATTGCGACCGCATCGGCAAGCGGCTGCGCGACCAAGCCGAGCCAGATGACCACCGGCTCCATCCCGAAATTTTCCAAGCCGATCGAGCAGATGGATTCCGCCGAACTCAACGTGGCGGCAGACCAGGCCGGCAGGGCCTATGACAAGGCCCCGACCAATCCGCAGGTCGGCATCACCTATGCAAACCTGTTGCTGATGTCCGGCAAGAACGACCAGGCGCTCGCCGTCATGCAGCGCGTGGCGATCGCCAATCCGAAGAATTCCAGCGTGCTTGCCGCCTATGGCAAGACTCAGGCGGCCGCGGGACAGTTCGACCAGGCGCTGGCCTCGATCCAGCGCGCCCAGACGCCGGATCGGCCGGACTGGAAGCTGTTTTCCGCCGAGGGCGCCGTGCTCGACCAGCTCGGCCGGCCAGACGAGGCACGCGAGCGCTATCGCAATGCCCTCGACATCGTCCCGAACGAACCGTCGGTGCTCTCCAATCTCGGCATGTCCTATCTCCTGACCGGAGATCTCAAGACTGCCGAATCCTATCTGCGCACGGCGATCGCCCAGCCGGCAGCCGACAGCCGCGTCCGCCAGAATCTCGCACTCGTCGTCGGCCTTCAGGGACGCTTCGACGAGGCGATCAACATCGCCCAGCGGGAATTGACCAAGGAACAGGCCGATGCCAACGTCGCCTATCTCAAGCAGATGTTGAACCAGCAGGGCACGTGGAAGAAGCTCGCCAAGAACGGGTGA
- a CDS encoding LysR family transcriptional regulator, with translation MKLNRRQMPDIATLQAFECAARHGGFTQAARELNLTQSAVSRQIKELEARLGLTLFERVRQRVVLSEQGHALLPEVRNLLNRTEAMVLKAMASRAGQQSLSIATLPTFASRWLTPRLPGFLEGHPGTTLELASRSEPFDFDEENFDLAIHYGQPVWAKAVCHYLCREVILPVACPALKENMAGLGPADLADGPLLHLSARPKLWAEWFDEQGLDTTGAFSGHRFGQFSMQIEAAIAGLGAALLPRYLIEQELADGRLAILFERPLTTENSYYVVVPEGKRENPLAEAFRLWISSQVTE, from the coding sequence ATGAAGCTCAACCGGCGGCAGATGCCGGACATAGCGACGCTGCAGGCGTTCGAATGTGCTGCCAGGCATGGCGGTTTCACGCAGGCGGCGCGTGAACTGAACCTGACGCAGAGCGCCGTCAGCCGCCAGATCAAGGAACTGGAGGCGCGGCTCGGCCTCACACTGTTCGAACGGGTGCGACAGCGCGTCGTCCTGTCGGAACAGGGGCATGCGCTGTTGCCGGAGGTTCGCAATCTTCTCAATCGAACGGAGGCGATGGTGCTGAAGGCGATGGCCTCGCGCGCCGGCCAGCAGAGCCTTTCGATCGCGACGCTTCCGACATTTGCCAGCCGCTGGTTGACGCCGCGCCTGCCCGGCTTCCTGGAAGGGCACCCGGGAACGACGCTCGAGCTTGCCTCGCGCTCGGAGCCCTTCGATTTCGACGAGGAAAACTTCGACCTGGCCATTCATTACGGTCAGCCGGTCTGGGCCAAGGCGGTCTGCCATTATCTCTGCCGCGAGGTCATTTTGCCGGTGGCCTGTCCGGCGCTCAAGGAGAACATGGCCGGCCTCGGCCCTGCCGACCTTGCCGATGGGCCGCTCCTGCATCTGAGCGCGCGGCCGAAACTCTGGGCGGAATGGTTCGACGAGCAGGGGCTGGACACGACGGGCGCCTTCAGCGGCCATCGCTTCGGCCAGTTCTCGATGCAGATCGAGGCGGCGATCGCCGGGCTCGGCGCCGCCCTGTTGCCGCGTTATTTGATCGAGCAGGAGTTGGCGGATGGCCGGCTGGCAATCCTGTTTGAGCGTCCGCTGACGACCGAAAACAGCTACTATGTGGTGGTTCCCGAGGGAAAGCGTGAGAATCCGCTGGCCGAAGCCTTCCGCCTTTGGATCTCGTCGCAGGTCACGGAGTGA
- a CDS encoding YkvA family protein: MAWNLRNWARAMKRDVSALYRASRDPRVPWHAKALAVFVVGYALSPIDLIPDFIPVIGYLDDIILVPLGIWAVIKLIPPEIMAEHRRLASADRPASKTAAAVIIAIWIVVLLIVGSWIVRRLSFTP, encoded by the coding sequence ATGGCATGGAACCTGCGCAACTGGGCGCGCGCCATGAAACGCGATGTCTCGGCGCTTTACCGCGCGAGCCGTGACCCGCGTGTTCCCTGGCATGCGAAAGCGCTGGCCGTCTTCGTCGTCGGCTATGCCTTGTCGCCGATCGATCTCATTCCGGATTTCATTCCCGTCATCGGCTATCTCGACGACATCATCCTCGTGCCGCTTGGCATCTGGGCGGTGATAAAGCTGATCCCGCCAGAGATCATGGCCGAGCATCGCAGGCTGGCCTCCGCCGACCGGCCGGCCAGCAAGACGGCTGCAGCCGTCATCATCGCCATCTGGATCGTGGTACTTCTGATTGTAGGCTCTTGGATTGTCCGGCGGCTCAGCTTCACTCCGTGA
- a CDS encoding leucyl aminopeptidase family protein, whose product MAPFQHINRKSPYLEEGGATLPIFAVTPAQIEAGSIDPVALDWARKAGFKAEAGATLPVPGEDGHLGGALFGLGSTPEAQPFLTGKLPRALPAGNWHLETAPINVDWLCLGFGLGAYSFDLYKAPSSEKARMAMPQDADAVEIARQLAAVYLVRDMVNTPTNDMGPDELESVFLALAKHYGAETEVIRGDDLIKRNFPLIHTVGRASTSEPRLLDMRWGRKGAPRLTLVGKGVCFDTGGLDIKPASSMLLMKKDMGGAANVLGLALLIMDAGLDIDLRVLVPAVENSIAGNAFRPSDIYISRKGLTVQIDNTDAEGRLILADALAYADEEKPDLIIDMATLTGAARVALGPDVPPFFTDDEALAASLAKASGEVFDPIWRMPLFAGYEQMVNARIADLTNAPSGGMAGSITAALFLKRFVTQTPRWAHFDIFAWSQADKPHAPMGGEAQAIRAIYHVLKAGL is encoded by the coding sequence ATGGCTCCTTTCCAGCACATCAACCGCAAGTCCCCGTATCTTGAAGAGGGCGGCGCGACGCTGCCGATCTTCGCTGTCACGCCCGCCCAGATCGAGGCCGGCTCCATCGATCCCGTCGCGCTCGACTGGGCCAGGAAGGCGGGCTTCAAGGCCGAAGCCGGCGCGACGCTACCGGTGCCCGGCGAAGACGGACATCTTGGCGGCGCCCTGTTCGGCCTTGGCAGCACACCGGAGGCCCAGCCCTTCCTCACAGGCAAGCTGCCCAGAGCGCTGCCGGCCGGCAACTGGCATCTGGAGACGGCGCCGATCAACGTGGATTGGCTGTGCCTCGGCTTCGGTCTCGGCGCCTACAGTTTCGATCTCTACAAGGCGCCGTCCTCCGAAAAGGCGCGCATGGCCATGCCGCAGGATGCCGATGCGGTGGAAATCGCCCGCCAGCTGGCCGCCGTCTATCTCGTGCGTGACATGGTCAACACGCCGACCAACGACATGGGGCCCGATGAGCTGGAATCCGTGTTTCTCGCTCTCGCAAAGCATTATGGCGCTGAAACCGAGGTCATTCGCGGCGATGATCTCATCAAGCGGAATTTCCCGCTGATCCACACTGTCGGCCGCGCCAGCACGTCGGAGCCCCGCTTGCTCGACATGCGCTGGGGACGCAAGGGCGCGCCGCGCCTCACATTGGTCGGCAAGGGCGTCTGCTTCGATACCGGCGGCCTCGATATCAAGCCGGCATCCTCCATGCTTCTGATGAAGAAGGATATGGGCGGCGCGGCCAACGTTCTCGGTCTGGCGCTCCTGATCATGGATGCCGGTCTCGACATCGATCTGCGGGTGCTGGTGCCTGCAGTGGAAAACTCCATAGCCGGCAATGCGTTTCGTCCGAGCGACATCTACATCAGCCGCAAGGGGCTGACGGTGCAGATCGACAACACCGATGCCGAAGGCCGCCTCATCCTGGCCGACGCACTCGCCTATGCCGACGAGGAAAAGCCGGACCTGATCATCGACATGGCGACGCTAACCGGCGCCGCCCGCGTCGCGCTCGGACCGGACGTACCGCCGTTCTTTACCGACGACGAGGCGCTCGCCGCCTCGCTTGCCAAGGCAAGCGGTGAGGTGTTCGATCCGATCTGGCGCATGCCGCTGTTCGCTGGTTACGAGCAGATGGTGAATGCCAGGATCGCGGATCTGACAAACGCGCCGTCCGGCGGCATGGCGGGATCCATCACGGCGGCATTGTTCCTGAAGCGCTTCGTCACTCAGACCCCGCGCTGGGCGCATTTCGATATCTTCGCCTGGTCGCAGGCCGACAAGCCGCATGCGCCGATGGGCGGCGAGGCGCAGGCGATCCGGGCCATTTACCATGTGTTGAAGGCGGGGCTCTGA
- a CDS encoding saccharopine dehydrogenase family protein, which yields MKDIVVIGAGKIGSTIARLLAHSGDYRVTVADRAEEQLAAIEAHPAVSTQVVDIADRASLEALLARKFAVLSAAPFHLTVAIAEAAAAADVHYLDLTEDVESTRRVKDIALGATTAFIPQCGLAPGFISIVAHDLASRFDTLDSVRMRVGALPQYPSNALNYNLTWSTDGVINEYIEPCEAIVEGVLTDVPALEEREEFSLDGVTYEAFNTSGGLGTLCETLKGKVRTLNYRTIRYPGHAAIMKALLNDLGLRHRREVLKDIFENALPTTTQDVVIIFVTVSGRKDGRLVQETYANKVYSGVVAGRMTSAIQITTAASICAVLDMMAEGKLPRDTGFIRQEEISLDAFLQNRFGQYYEDRSKTHRIAG from the coding sequence ATGAAAGACATCGTCGTCATCGGCGCGGGAAAGATCGGCTCGACCATTGCCCGCCTGCTCGCCCATAGCGGAGACTATCGGGTCACCGTCGCCGACCGCGCGGAAGAGCAGCTCGCCGCCATCGAAGCGCACCCGGCCGTCTCGACCCAAGTTGTCGATATCGCTGATCGCGCCAGTCTGGAGGCACTGCTTGCCCGCAAATTTGCCGTCCTCAGCGCTGCTCCGTTCCATCTGACGGTCGCCATTGCCGAAGCAGCGGCCGCCGCCGACGTGCACTATCTCGACCTGACGGAAGACGTCGAATCCACCCGTCGCGTCAAGGACATCGCGCTGGGCGCCACGACCGCCTTCATCCCTCAGTGCGGACTGGCGCCCGGCTTCATCTCGATCGTCGCCCATGATCTCGCCAGCCGTTTCGACACGCTGGACTCTGTGCGCATGCGGGTCGGCGCCCTGCCGCAATATCCGTCGAATGCGCTGAATTACAATCTCACCTGGAGCACCGACGGCGTCATCAACGAGTATATCGAGCCCTGCGAGGCGATCGTCGAGGGCGTGCTGACGGACGTGCCGGCGCTGGAAGAGCGGGAGGAGTTCTCGCTCGACGGCGTCACCTACGAGGCCTTCAACACCTCCGGCGGCCTGGGCACGCTCTGCGAGACGCTGAAGGGCAAGGTGCGCACCCTCAATTATCGCACGATCCGCTATCCCGGCCATGCGGCGATCATGAAGGCGCTTCTCAACGATCTCGGCCTGCGTCATCGCCGCGAGGTGCTGAAGGACATCTTCGAGAACGCGCTACCGACGACGACCCAGGATGTCGTGATCATCTTCGTCACCGTTTCCGGCCGTAAGGACGGACGTCTCGTGCAGGAAACCTATGCCAACAAGGTCTATAGCGGCGTCGTCGCCGGACGCATGACGAGCGCCATCCAGATCACCACCGCCGCCAGCATCTGCGCCGTCCTCGACATGATGGCGGAGGGCAAGCTGCCGCGCGACACGGGCTTCATCCGGCAGGAAGAGATCAGCCTCGATGCCTTCCTGCAGAACCGGTTCGGACAGTATTACGAAGATCGAAGCAAGACCCATCGCATCGCCGGGTAA
- a CDS encoding Lrp/AsnC family transcriptional regulator codes for MMTMDKDRALLDLLGENARMPVATIARRLGLSRTTVQARIEKLERDGVIAGYGVRLSSAYESGLVKAHVLITIAPKSLGRVTADLSAIGEVKALHSVSGSFDLIAIVASTSISALDHIIDAIGEIEGVERTLSSIILSTRIER; via the coding sequence ATGATGACCATGGACAAGGACCGTGCTCTGCTGGATCTTCTCGGCGAGAATGCGCGCATGCCGGTGGCGACCATTGCCCGCCGGCTCGGCCTGTCGCGCACCACCGTGCAGGCACGCATCGAGAAGCTCGAGCGCGACGGCGTCATCGCCGGCTACGGGGTGCGGCTCTCATCTGCCTATGAAAGCGGATTGGTGAAGGCCCATGTGCTGATCACGATCGCTCCGAAATCGCTCGGCCGGGTAACGGCGGATCTCTCCGCCATCGGCGAGGTCAAGGCACTGCATTCGGTCAGCGGCAGCTTCGACCTGATTGCCATCGTCGCGTCCACATCCATCAGCGCGCTTGATCACATCATCGACGCGATCGGCGAAATAGAGGGCGTCGAGCGGACGCTTTCCTCGATCATCCTGTCGACCAGGATCGAACGCTGA
- a CDS encoding aldehyde dehydrogenase family protein: MTIAASKINVPKEAAALLEKLGVDAGLFTGGSMASHSPVTGEQIAALTPHTPDAAAKIIAKADAAFRVWRNVPAPKRGELIRLLGEELRAAKADLGRLVSIEAGKITSEGLGEVQEMIDICDFAVGLSRQLYGLTIATERPGHRMMETWHPLGVVGIISAFNFPVAVWSWNAALALVCGNAIVWKPSEKTPLTALASQAILERAIARFGDAPEGLSSVLIGDRAIGEVLVDDRKVALVSATGSTRMGREVGPRLAKRFARSILELGGNNAGIVCPSADLDMALRAIAFGAMGTAGQRCTTLRRLFVHDSVYDALVPRLQKAYESVSVGNPLETSALVGPLVDKAAFDGMQKAIETAKAAGGKVTGGHRVEDAGSAQAYYVKPALIEMPAQVSPVTEETFAPILYVMKYSDFDEALALHNDVAAGLSSSIFTLDMQEAERFLSAEGSDCGIANVNIGTSGAEIGGAFGGEKETGGGRESGSDAWKAYMRRATNTINYSKALPLAQGVSFDID; encoded by the coding sequence ATGACCATTGCAGCTTCAAAAATCAACGTGCCGAAGGAAGCGGCGGCCCTACTGGAAAAGCTGGGCGTCGATGCCGGCCTCTTCACCGGTGGCAGCATGGCATCCCATTCGCCGGTCACCGGCGAACAGATCGCCGCGCTCACGCCGCACACGCCGGACGCCGCCGCCAAGATCATCGCTAAGGCCGATGCCGCATTCCGCGTCTGGCGCAATGTGCCGGCCCCGAAGCGCGGCGAGCTGATCCGCCTGCTTGGCGAGGAACTCCGCGCCGCCAAGGCCGATCTCGGCCGACTGGTCTCGATCGAGGCCGGCAAGATCACGTCCGAAGGCCTTGGCGAAGTGCAGGAAATGATCGACATCTGCGATTTCGCCGTCGGCCTCTCCCGCCAGCTCTACGGCCTGACGATCGCCACCGAGCGGCCGGGCCACCGGATGATGGAAACCTGGCATCCGCTGGGTGTCGTCGGCATCATTTCCGCCTTCAACTTCCCGGTCGCCGTCTGGTCGTGGAATGCGGCGCTGGCGCTGGTCTGCGGCAACGCGATCGTCTGGAAGCCATCGGAAAAGACGCCGCTGACGGCACTTGCATCGCAGGCTATCCTTGAACGCGCCATCGCCCGTTTCGGCGACGCGCCGGAGGGCCTCTCCTCCGTTCTGATCGGCGACCGCGCCATCGGCGAGGTTCTTGTCGATGATCGCAAGGTCGCCCTCGTCTCGGCGACCGGCTCCACCCGCATGGGCCGCGAAGTGGGTCCGCGGCTCGCCAAGCGCTTTGCCCGTTCGATCCTGGAACTCGGCGGCAACAATGCCGGCATCGTCTGCCCGTCCGCCGACCTCGACATGGCCTTGCGCGCCATCGCTTTCGGCGCCATGGGTACGGCAGGCCAGCGCTGCACGACGCTGAGACGCCTGTTCGTGCATGACAGCGTCTATGATGCGCTCGTACCGCGATTGCAGAAGGCCTATGAAAGCGTCTCGGTCGGCAATCCGCTCGAGACATCGGCGCTCGTCGGCCCGCTCGTCGACAAGGCCGCCTTCGACGGCATGCAGAAGGCGATCGAGACGGCGAAGGCAGCGGGCGGCAAGGTCACTGGCGGTCATCGCGTCGAGGACGCCGGCAGCGCGCAAGCCTATTACGTGAAACCCGCGCTGATCGAGATGCCGGCACAGGTTTCGCCGGTCACCGAGGAGACCTTCGCACCGATCCTATACGTGATGAAATACAGCGATTTCGACGAGGCTCTGGCGCTTCACAACGACGTCGCTGCCGGGCTTTCCTCCTCGATCTTCACGCTCGACATGCAGGAGGCCGAACGCTTCCTGTCGGCGGAAGGCTCCGATTGCGGCATCGCCAACGTCAACATCGGCACCTCGGGCGCAGAAATCGGCGGGGCATTCGGCGGTGAAAAGGAAACCGGCGGCGGCCGCGAATCCGGTTCCGACGCCTGGAAGGCCTATATGCGCCGTGCGACCAACACGATCAATTACTCGAAGGCCCTGCCACTCGCACAGGGCGTGTCCTTCGACATCGATTGA